The sequence TATTATCGAAAGTAACGCTTCGTACGCCTCTGATTTGGAGGTGGAAATTAATAGTAGAAATAGCCCTCAAACAGTTAACGAACTATCAATTGAGGTTCCTTATTCAAAAACATTTGTAATACCCACCGATGCAGCATTTCCAATAAGTTCAACTAAAGTTAAAGCTACAGCTGGAGAAGATGGAGATAGGATATCCTGTAAAATTTTATATGATGAAATAGAAGTAGCTACTCACGACAGCGAAGGAGAATTAGCCACAGCTGTTTGTGAGAATAAGTTTATAGATAACATATTGTCCTATCAGTAAAACACTAGAAAATGAAACGGTGGTGGAATAAATCAACGACCTATCTTATTTAATATTTTTAGCTTTAATCGATTCCCTGAGTTTCGGGACTTTGTTAATCCCGTTGTGGCTATTAATAAGTTCAAAAGAAATAAAAATTAAAAGATTTTCTATCTATATAGTTACTGTAGTGCTTTTTTATTTTATCACTGGATTAGTACTCGTAATTAGTGCTGAAGCTTTGCTAAATCTAGGTGAAACATTCTTCCAATCGACTACGTTTCAGTATTTCCAACTTATTTTAGGTGTGGGTTTAATCATTATAAGCTATAGAATGGACTCAAAAACAATAGATAGACGAACAGAGAAACAAGAGAAAACAAACCCATCTGTTTGGAGAGATCAGCTTTTAAGTGACTCCAATACTGCTAAACAATCTTCAATTATGCTCATAAGTCTTGCATTTACCGCATGTCTATTAGAGGTGGCTACCATGCTACCATATCTATTAGCAATAGGAATGATCTCTGCCAATGATTATTCACTTCAACAATCTGGATTGATACTGTTTGGTTACTGCATAGTTATGATTCTGCCAGCACTAATTTTATTAATGGGAAGAGTGTTTGCCCATAACTTGCTGAAAAAACCCCTTATTCATTTAGAAGTATGGTTATCAAAGAATGCCAGAAACACAACAGCATGGATAATTGGCATTGTTGGATTTATCCTAGCAGCTAATGCCATTTATGAGTTAGAACTTTATCATATCATGGCTTGCATTCTAAACGTCTCTTTTGTAACCTAGCCTCAATTTATATTGAAAATGATCTAAAGCTAACGGGGCAAGAAACTTGGGAATAAAAAAGGAGATAGTATTCAATGATAAACAACTATATGAAAAATGTTAAATCGATTTATCCTAATATATCCATTGAAAACTTTTATCTTAATGAAATGGGACAAAATAATGATGTATTAATTGTAAACCATTCTCTAGTTTTTAGATTTCCCAAATATAAAAATGGAATTATTCAATTAAAAAGAGAGACAGAAATTCTGCAATACATTAAAGATATCATTTCCACTCCTATTCCAAATCCAATATATCAGTATCTTGAAGAATTAGAGCCCGGTAAGGTCTTCACTGGCTATCATCTAATCGATGGTGTGCCTTTGTGGGGGGAAAGTTTAAGAGGTATAAAGAATCATGCATTGGTGAAAGGCTTAGCTACACAACTTGTTTCTTTTCTTGTAGAGCTGCATTCCATTTCGGAAGAGAAACTAAGTCGAGAGTTGAAACTACAGGTTAATAACCCTCGTGAAGAAATAAACAAACTGTATGATAAGATTCAAAAAAATTTATTTGCTTTTATGAGAAGAGAAGCACAAAAAAGAAATATCACACTCCTTTGAGAGGTTCCTAAATGGAGAAGCATTATCAAAATTACATTTATCCCTTATACACGGAGATTTCGGGTCATCCAACATTTTGTGGAATCCAGAATCAAGTAGAATTACAGGTGTAATAGATTTTGGTGGTTCTTGCTTAGGAGATCCTGCGTATGATTTTGCTGGGATACTTTCCAGTTATGGTAGACATTTTTTTGATATGTGTATTAGTCTATGTCCTAATGATAGCGAATTATCAGACCGAGCTAATTTTTATAAAAGTACATTCGCTTTACAAGAAGCATTACACGGGATTGAGAACGATGATAAACAGGCCTTTGAAAGTGGGATTAAAGGATTTAGATAAATTCCTATTTGTCTAACCCCTCTGATTGGAAGGATCTGCTCTCACATACATTTCGAGTTAACCCCGTATAGAGGAAAGATTAAATTTCCTATTACCTAAAAAGTTGGTTTTGAATAAAATGATGAGACTACTCTAGCTGTTTCGAATGCCAATAGAGTTAGGATATAGGAGTATTGATACGGCTTGTATCAAAAAGACTTGGTCAGAAAAGATTCAGTTATAACAAAAAAAGTATGGAATACTGATCACGGGTTTGAAAACTAGAGGGAAAACGATTGAAAAAGCATACCCGATCTGAAGAGGTATGCTTCTCATTTTCTATTAGGTTGCTCATTCTTTCTTATCTTCCTGTTGAAGGGATACTTTACTAAGAATCAGTTCATTAATAACCTTTTCAATAAACAATTCCTCTTCCAGTCATTTCTTTCTCCAACTCAAGTTTTTCTGTATGTGAGTGTAGTTTATTATACACAGAATCGGACTCATGTTCAGTTATCCAGCGATTTCGTACCTCTGCATTTTTTAAGGCATGAATAAGGACAAGCAATGATTGTTCATCTACAGGATCTGAACCTGAAACAATTCCTTGAACACGAGTAATGATTTGTATCACTGTATCAATCTGTATTTTCTTTTCTAGCAGCATATTTTTCTGCTCGACCATTGTCTGTGCTAAATCTTGTTCCGGGCGCTCTAAGTATTCTGAAATTTCTCCGAGTGATAAATCCAAAAATTTTAGCACTAATATTTTCTGAAGCTGGACAATGGATCTGCTGTTATAAACTCGATGCCCATGTTCCGTGTAGTTAAAAGGTTTCAATATCCCTGTTTGATCGTAGTGTCGCAGTGTTCGTTCAGTAATCCCAGTCAGTTTTGCAAATTCCCCAATGGAGTATTTTTTTCCATCGTCAATATTCTCATTCCCTTTCTGTTTAAACTCTAACACTTGACGTTACGTCATTAGCAAGTACTTTTTTCTTATGGCATTAGGAACGACCAATTCCACTTGTCGAATGCAATAAACACTTTATAGTGCTCTCAAACATTTCATTGCGTAATAAGGACAGCTAGGAAAACAGGTATAAATATACCCAATCCTGGTCCAAACTGCATATTTCATATGAGGGGTGATTCTATGGCCACGGTATTTCCACAGGCGACTCTTTATCCTACTCCACACTGTTTCACACCAAACTCTAATAATATCACTACTCCCTTACAAATAATAAAAAGAAGCTGCATAGACAGCCTCTTTTTATTAGTATCTATTCTTCTCCAAGCTTAAATTCTGCAATGACTGGAAAATGGTCACTTGGATACTGCTCACCATTGCGATAATCATTAATCCCAATGGATTCAGCTAAAATGTTCTTTGTTAGAACCCAATCAATTTTATTATCGGTTCCACCACCTGTGGGATCATTAAATCCATTGAATGTACCTAACTCTTCGTTTATTTTTTCTTCAGCATAATCCCACGGATCTTCAAACAATCCTTCTCCCGTTAAAATACCATGAGAAACACTATCTGGAGTCGTGTTAAAATCACCCGTTAGTATAATCGGTAAGCTTTCATCATACTCATTGATTTTTTCGATAATCAATTCAGCACTTTTTTGCCTAGATTCTTCCGATTGATGATCAAAATGCGTATTCACGAAATAAAACTGTTCGCCAGTTGCTTCTTCTTCAAACTTTGCCCATGTGACCATTCGAGGAATTGTATTTCCCCAAGAAGTCGAGCCGACTACATCTGGCGTATCGGAAAGCCAGTAATGGCCTGTATCAGTTGGTTTGAAACGGTCACTTTTATAATAAATTGCCATGAATTCCCCATCGGTTCCACCTTCTCGCCCAATTCCAATCCATTCGTAATCAGGTAAGTCTTCATCAAGGTGAGTAACCTGATCATAAAGAGCTTCTTGCGTGCCTAAAATATCTGGCTCTTCCGTTTCTAAAAAGGACTGAACTGTAGGACGCCTCTCACTCCAACTATGAGGAGAAGGATCGTTTCCCCCGCTATTGCGCAAATTAAACGACATTACTTTCATTTTATCCAACTCCTCTTGGTTTTCCGAGGCATGTACTTGCTCATCAGTACCTAACAGATAATTTACTGAGGTCAATACAGCAAGCGCAACCCCTACTTTCAAAACTCTCCTCACAGAAAAAAACCTCCAATTTGTTTAAGTTGTCTAAACAAAAAAGAACTTCTTTCATTTCGTCTATTTTAACCCTTCTATATGAATCCGTTGTTTCCTGTTATTAAATCATTATTTAACAAACTCAATTTTTTCTTAACAGCTCTTGTTGTAATTTTGGATTCACTAGTTTCACTGGTTTATTGAAATCAATTCTTTCAGATCAACATAATCAGGTTATATGCGCTCATGAACTTGGACATGCTGTCTTGCACCCGGAAGCTAACACACCTTTTTGAAACGGCATACTTTCTACTCCACAGACCGTATTGAGCAAGAGGCGAACTATTTTGCGGCTGAGGACAAAACCGTATCATCGTCAGAGATAGGCACGAATACGGTGTGCTGTATGAAGTCATCCAAACATACATTCTCTCCCGTTATTAAAGGAGATGAACATTATCGAAAAGACCGCACTCCATGTATGATGTTAGGGATTAAGGAAAGAGGAAGAAAACGGTAAAAGGAAGCAGTGAGAGACGCGGAGAATAGACCTTGAGGCTACGCATAGATTTAAGATTTCATCCCCATTTTGTCCCCAACTACACTTTTTAGACAAAAATAAAAAGCCTTCATAAGGCTGAAAGGCTTGGTGCGTAAGAGTTTGAGAAAAGCTTCCAAGCGGACTTGAACCGCTGACCCCCACCTTACCATGGTGGTGCTCTACCGACTGAGCTATGGAAGCACAAAAATGGCTCCACAGGCAGGATTCGAACCTGCGACCGATCGGTTAACAGCCGATAGCTCTACCACTGAGCTACTGTGGAACGAAAAAAATATATAGAAAAAAGCCCGGCAACGTCCTACTCTCGCGGGAGGAAGCCTCCAACTACCATCGGCGCAAAAGAGCTTAACGGCCGTGTTCGGCATGGGAACGGGTGTGACCTCTTTGCCATTGTCACCGGACCCTACTTCAGATAAGCTTTGGATTTCTTCGAGCACTCTTGTCCTCGAACTTCTCGCTTCTCTTCGTAGTTCTTTTTTGACTTCAGATAAGCAGCGAATCTCTTCGTCTCGTTCGTGATTCTTCTTCAGTCACGTACGTTTGTACGCTCCTTCAGTCGAACACTTCCGATCCTCGACCTTCTTGCTTCTCTTTGTCAATCGCTTCAGATACGGCGAATCGCTTCGTCTGCACTGAAGGGTATAGAAAGAATCAGTGATTCTTTCAAAACTAAATCCGAAATAGACTCAATTGTCAAGAATGTGTATAGGATAAGTCCTCGACCGATTAGTATCAGTCCGCTCCACGTGTCGCCACGCTTCCACTTCTGACCTATCAACCTCATCATCTCTAAGGGGTCTTACTGGCTTACGCCATGGGAAATCTCATCTTGAGGGGGGCTTCATGCTTAGATGCTTTCAGCACTTATCCCGTCCATACGTAGCTACCCAGCGATGCTCCTGGCGGAACAACTGGTACACCAGCGGTATGTCCATCCCGGTCCTCTCGTACTAAGGACAGCTCCTCTCAAATTTCCTACGCCCGCGACGGATAGGGACCGAACTGTCTCACGACGTTCTGAACCCAGCTCGCGTGCCGCTTTAATGGGCGAACAGCCCAACCCTTGGGACCTACTTCAGCCCCAGGATGCGACGAGCCGACATCGAGGTGCCAAACCTCCCCGTCGATGTGGACTCTTGGGGGAGATAAGCCTGTTATCCCCAGGGTAGCTTTTATCCGTTGAGCGACGGCCCTTCCATACGGCACCGCCGGATCACTAAGCCCGACTTTCGTCCCTGCTCGACTTGTAGGTCTCGCAGTCAAGCTCCCTTCTGCCTTTGCACTCTACGAATGATTTCCAACCATTCTGAGGGAACCTTTGGGCGCCTCCGTTACTGTTTAGGAGGCGACCGCCCCAGTCAAACTGCCCACCTGACAATGTCCCTGGCCCGGATCACGGGTCGAGGTTAGAATGCCAGCACCATCAGGGTAGTATCCCACCGACGCCTCCACCGAAGCTAGCGCTCCGGTTTCCAAGGCTCCTACCTATCCTGTACAGATGATACCAACACTCACTATCAAGCTACAGTAAAGCTCCATGGGGTCTTTCCGTCCTGTCGCGGGTAACCTGCATCTTCACAGGTACTATAATTTCACCGGGTCTCTCGTTGAGACAGTATCCAAGTCGTTGCACCATTCGTGCGGGTCGGAACTTACCCGACAAGGAATTTCGCTACCTTAGGACCGTTATAGTTACGGCCGCCGTTTACTGGGGCTTCAATTCAGAGCTTCTCCCGTGAGGGATGACCCTTCCTCTTAACCTTCCAGCACCGGGCAGGTGTCAGCCCCTATACTTCGCCTTACGGCTTCGCAGAGACCTGTGTTTTTGCTAAACAGTCGCTTGGATCCTTTCACTGCGGCTCTCTCGGGCGGTTAACCCTACTAGAGCACCCCTTCTCCCGAAGTTACGGGGTCATTTTGCCGAGTTCCTTAACGAGAGTTCTCCCGAGCGTCTTAGAATTCTCTTCTCGCCTACCTGTGTCGGTTTGCGGTACGGGCACCTGTATTCTCACTAGAGGCTTTTCTCGGCAGCGGAGGATCAGGGATTTCGGACCCGAAGGTCCTTCACGGTCACAGCTCAGCCTTACGGAACACGGATTTGCCTATGTTCCAGCCTCGCATGCTTCGACGCGCACAGCCAGCGGCGCGCTCACCCTACCTTTCTGCGTCCCCCCATCGTTCAAACGAATACGAGGTGGTACAGGAATATCAACCTGTTGTCCATCGCCTACGCCTTTCGGCCTCGGCTTAGGTCCCGACTAACCCTGAGCGGACGAGCCTTCCTCAGGAAACCTTGGGCTTTCGACGGATAGGATTCTCACCTATCTTTTCGCTACTCATACCGGCATTCTCACTTCCAAGCACTCCACCAGTCCTCACGATCTGGCTTCGCTGTCCTTGGAACGCTCCCCTACCCAATCCCATACGGGATTGCCATAGCTTCGGTGATACGTTTAGCCCCGGTACATTTTCGGCGCAGAGTCACTCGACCAGTGAGCTATTACGCACTCTTTCAATGATGGCTGCTTCTAAGCCAACATCCTGGTTGTCTGGGCAACTCCACATCCTTTTCCACTTAACGTATACTTGGGGACCTTAGCTGATGGTCTGGGCTGTTTCCCTCTTGACTACGGATCTTAGCACTCGCAGTCTGACTCCCGAGTTAAAGTCATTGGCATTCGGAGTTTGACTGAATTCGGTAATCCTGTGGGGACCCCTCGTCCAATCAGTGCTCTACCTCCAAGACTCATCACTCGAGGCTAGCCCTAAAGCTATTTCGGGGAGAACCAGCTATTTCCGAGTTCGATTGGCATTTCACCCCTACCCACACCTCATCCCCGCAATTTTCAACTTGCGTGGGTTCGGGCCTCCAGTCGGTGTTACCCGACCTTCACCCTGGACATGGGTAGATCACCCGGTTTCGGGTCTACGGCATCGTACTAAAGGCGCCCTATTCAGACTCGCTTTCGCTGCGGCTCCGCTTCATCAGCTTAACCTTGCACGATACCGTAACTCGCCGGTTCATTCTACAAAAGGCACGCCATCACCCGTTAACGGGCTCTGACTAGTTGTAGGCACACGGTTTCAGGATCTCTTTCACTCCCCTTCCGGGGTGCTTTTCACCTTTCCCTCACGGTACTGGTTCACTATCGGTCACTAGGGAGTATTTAGCCTTGGGAGATGGTCCTCCCGGATTCCGACGGGGTTTCACGTGTCCCGCCGTACTCAGGATCCACTCTGGAGGAAACGAAGTTTCAGCTACAGGGCTGTTACCTTCTTCGGCCTGCCTTTCCAGACAGTTCACCTACTCCGTTTCTTGATCACTCCGTATTGAGTGTCCTACAACCCCAAGAGGCAAGCCTCTTGGTTTGGGCTGTTTCCGTTTCGCTCGCCGCTACTCAGGAAATCGCATTTGCTTTCTCTTCCTCCGGGTACTTAGATGTTTCAGTTCCCCGGGTCTGCCTCTCGACATCCTATGTGTTCAGATGCCAGTACCATCCCATTACGGATGGTGGGTTCCCCCATTCGGAAATCTCCGGATCGAAGCTTACTTACAGCTCCCCGAAGCCTATCGCGGTTCGTCGCGTCCTTCATCGGCTCCTAGTGCCAAGGCATTCACCGTGCGCCCTTTCTAACTTATCCTTTTTCACGTCAGATAACCGTCGCATCTCTTC is a genomic window of Shouchella clausii containing:
- a CDS encoding GAP family protein, whose amino-acid sequence is MFLALIDSLSFGTLLIPLWLLISSKEIKIKRFSIYIVTVVLFYFITGLVLVISAEALLNLGETFFQSTTFQYFQLILGVGLIIISYRMDSKTIDRRTEKQEKTNPSVWRDQLLSDSNTAKQSSIMLISLAFTACLLEVATMLPYLLAIGMISANDYSLQQSGLILFGYCIVMILPALILLMGRVFAHNLLKKPLIHLEVWLSKNARNTTAWIIGIVGFILAANAIYELELYHIMACILNVSFVT
- a CDS encoding phosphotransferase family protein → MINNYMKNVKSIYPNISIENFYLNEMGQNNDVLIVNHSLVFRFPKYKNGIIQLKRETEILQYIKDIISTPIPNPIYQYLEELEPGKVFTGYHLIDGVPLWGESLRGIKNHALVKGLATQLVSFLVELHSISEEKLSRELKLQVNNPREEINKLYDKIQKNLFAFMRREAQKRNITLL
- a CDS encoding phosphotransferase, yielding MWNPESSRITGVIDFGGSCLGDPAYDFAGILSSYGRHFFDMCISLCPNDSELSDRANFYKSTFALQEALHGIENDDKQAFESGIKGFR
- a CDS encoding MerR family transcriptional regulator, translating into MLEFKQKGNENIDDGKKYSIGEFAKLTGITERTLRHYDQTGILKPFNYTEHGHRVYNSRSIVQLQKILVLKFLDLSLGEISEYLERPEQDLAQTMVEQKNMLLEKKIQIDTVIQIITRVQGIVSGSDPVDEQSLLVLIHALKNAEVRNRWITEHESDSVYNKLHSHTEKLELEKEMTGRGIVY
- a CDS encoding endonuclease/exonuclease/phosphatase family protein; translation: MRRVLKVGVALAVLTSVNYLLGTDEQVHASENQEELDKMKVMSFNLRNSGGNDPSPHSWSERRPTVQSFLETEEPDILGTQEALYDQVTHLDEDLPDYEWIGIGREGGTDGEFMAIYYKSDRFKPTDTGHYWLSDTPDVVGSTSWGNTIPRMVTWAKFEEEATGEQFYFVNTHFDHQSEESRQKSAELIIEKINEYDESLPIILTGDFNTTPDSVSHGILTGEGLFEDPWDYAEEKINEELGTFNGFNDPTGGGTDNKIDWVLTKNILAESIGINDYRNGEQYPSDHFPVIAEFKLGEE